The window GGTCGGGGACACGTACCCCTGCGGCCCCTGGAACACCAGCAGCGCCCGGCCGGTCGGGGTGATGCCCTCCCACTGTGGATTCACCCGAGCCATGTGCCCGACCAGCGTGCCGCCGACCAAGGCGTCATCGGCCCAGGAGGAACCGGTCGGGATCACCGGCGTGTGCGTGACGACCGGGACACCGTTCCCGGCAGTGACGAGCAGCGCGAACGGGTGGTCCTCGACCAGGACGCGGGCGGCCGACGGGCCGTGGGGGCGAAATCTGTCGAATTCGTACATCAGGCTGCCCCCCTCATTTGGCAGACGCCAAGACTGCGTCCCAGGCCACCTCGGACGCCACCGCGCCGAGCGCGGTCGGGGTGACCGTGTACGTGCCGTGGACGGAGGCCTCCTCGGCGCCCAGCGACACCTCGTCGGTGGTGAGCGCGAACAGGATGTCGCCGTCGACCGCGGTGTGGAACGGCTGGATCGCCCGGTGCATCGAGCTGTGTACCTGCTTCGCGAACTGGTTCAGCTCGATGTCGTTGAGCCGCACGTTCGTCACGACCGCGGTGATCGTCGTGTTGCCCGACGGGATCGCGGGCATGCGCCCCGCGGCCAGCGCCCGCTCGTAGTCGACGACCGGCAGCCGCCGCTCTCCGCTCGCCCGGTCCCAGTTCCCGCGCACGATCGAACCGTCCCGGTCGACGACGACGCCGACCGCGTTGACGATCGTCACGACCAGCACCCGGATGTCGCCGAGCCGGCGGAACGCGACCCCCTGCCCGGCGTACTCGGATCGGTCGTGATCGAGTTTGCCGACCGTGGCGCTCACCCCGGCGCCCACCCGTCCGGACGCCGCCCGGCCCGGCACCGCCGCCCGCAGTGCGGCGCGGCCGAGCTCGACGTCCGGATGAATCGCGTTGCCGCGCGCGGGGAAGTCGTAGACGACCGCGCCGGAGATCAGCGGAAGCTGATCGAACCCGGTCTGGTTTCCCCCGCGCTGCAGCAGCTCGGCGGTGACGCCCGCGGCGGCCTGCAGCCCGTGCGAGGACCCACCGGACAGCAGGATCCCGTGGTTGTAGCCATACCGGCCGCTGGCGCCGATCGCTCCGCCGCGTTCGTCGACCGCGGTCCGGGCGCCGGCGGGCACGTACACCAGCGTGCAGCCGGTCGGCCCCTCGGCGTACTCGGCGGTGCCGATCTCGACGCCGGGGAAGTCGAACTCGATCGGGATCCCGGGCTTGTTCGACACGATCGTGAGCGGCTGGCTCTCGTTTCCCCGGCCGTCGGAGGGCAGGTGCGGTGCCCGGCGTGCAGCGGAGTTGACGGTCACAGGGCCTCCAGCAGGCGTCGTGAGTAAGGGTGTTCGGGAGTGGAGTAGAAGCGCTCGGTGTCGGCCATTTCGACGACGACGCCGTCGTGCATCACCGCCACCCGCGCGGAGACGGCCCGGACGGCCGCCAGGTCGTGCGAGATGAACAGCGCCGCGAATCCGTGTTCGGCCTGCAGCCGGACGATGAGATCGAGGATGCGCGCCTGGACCGAGACGTCGAGCGCGCTGACCGCCTCGTCGAAGACCACGAAGTCCGGGTGCGTGATCAGTGCCCGGGCGATCGAGACCCGCTGCCGCTGGCCGCCGGACAGCTCGTGCGGGTAGCGCGTCGCCATCTCCGGTTCGAGGCTGACGTCGCGCAGCATCGCGTCCACCCGATCGCGGTGGCGGCGCAGGCCGCCGCCCTCCAGCACACCGAGCGGTTCGGCGATCGACTCGCCGATCCGCATCCGCGGATCGAGCGACTCCTGCGGGTGCTGCAGCACGGCCTGCATCCGGCCGGCCCGCGCGCGTGCCCGCCGTGGGAGCGGCCGGCCGTTGAAACGCACGACGCCGGAGTCGGGACGCCGCAGGCCGAGCGCGACCTTCCCGGTCGTGGTCTTTCCCGAGCCGGATTCG is drawn from Cryptosporangium aurantiacum and contains these coding sequences:
- a CDS encoding P1 family peptidase: MTVNSAARRAPHLPSDGRGNESQPLTIVSNKPGIPIEFDFPGVEIGTAEYAEGPTGCTLVYVPAGARTAVDERGGAIGASGRYGYNHGILLSGGSSHGLQAAAGVTAELLQRGGNQTGFDQLPLISGAVVYDFPARGNAIHPDVELGRAALRAAVPGRAASGRVGAGVSATVGKLDHDRSEYAGQGVAFRRLGDIRVLVVTIVNAVGVVVDRDGSIVRGNWDRASGERRLPVVDYERALAAGRMPAIPSGNTTITAVVTNVRLNDIELNQFAKQVHSSMHRAIQPFHTAVDGDILFALTTDEVSLGAEEASVHGTYTVTPTALGAVASEVAWDAVLASAK
- a CDS encoding ABC transporter ATP-binding protein; the encoded protein is MTPPVLAIENVTVQFRRGLGAAPVTALDDVTLSVDAGQTLGVVGESGSGKTTTGKVALGLRRPDSGVVRFNGRPLPRRARARAGRMQAVLQHPQESLDPRMRIGESIAEPLGVLEGGGLRRHRDRVDAMLRDVSLEPEMATRYPHELSGGQRQRVSIARALITHPDFVVFDEAVSALDVSVQARILDLIVRLQAEHGFAALFISHDLAAVRAVSARVAVMHDGVVVEMADTERFYSTPEHPYSRRLLEAL